One Spinacia oleracea cultivar Varoflay chromosome 4, BTI_SOV_V1, whole genome shotgun sequence DNA segment encodes these proteins:
- the LOC130472187 gene encoding uncharacterized protein, translating to MAHSITMLSDITPLKENWKIKVRIIQLWEKPDYYKKTEIKAIEMVLIDEKGSKIQAIIKKFLMDKFKNLMKEGSSRIIANFGVELNLGKHRPTIHTYRINFFYKTIVKECGDDKLPLYGLELFSFDKILQNEIDYAILVGVIFGLFILHI from the exons ATGGCTCATTCAATAACTATGCTCAGTGATATAACTCCGCTTAAGGAGAACTGGAAAATAAAGGTTAGAATTATACAGCTTTGGGAAAAACCAGATTACTACaaaaaaactgaaattaaggCTATTGAAATGGTCTTGATTGATGAAAag GGGTCTAAAATTCAAGCCATCATAAAAAAATTTCTCATGGATAAATTTAAAAATCTTATGAAAGAAGGATCTTCGCGAATTATTGCTAATTTTGGAGTAGAATTAAATTTGGGAAAACATAGGCCAACTATCCATACCTACAGAATTAATTTCTTTTACAAGACTATAGTTAAGGAATGTGGAGATGATAAACTCCCCTTATATGGTTTGGAACTTTTCTCTTTTGACAAAATACTTCAGAATGAAATTGATTATGCGATTTTAGTTGGTGTGATTTTCGGCTTATTTATTTTGCATATATAG